In Flavobacterium gelatinilyticum, a genomic segment contains:
- a CDS encoding serine hydrolase: MKYILTIFLCSGFIGNAQQKAAEKNIYIAMDKTASILSEKSKANSISIGVVKNGKTYTRHYGEIDKGKDNTATNNTVFEVASITKLFTGLLASQAVLEGKLNLDDDIRKHITGSYPNLEYNGTPITIKDLVSFKTGFDKDLPDTAELRKNRNDSSYLAFKKIDESYNRKQFFEDLKTIKLDTLPGTKFKYSNGSLNLTAHILENVYHKSYEELLKENILSKLQMNSTGINLNPYIALANGYNLKGVLMPSISDNLWGAAGRLKSTLGDLTKFINYELNTKNKIVKESQRNLLNSPTTWNGYFWDYIEVDQNGQNCWKHGGAFGTQNMLIIYPERQLGISIIVNISDENTAEALGEAVIRLSNDLLAENKTKSGIYGYKLTDDNVVFVYEHDKNLDPNLIKSVSIAGSFDKWNPNDKDFQMIQKNKNTFELIIPKSRFKKNETHLFKFVINKSGWIQAPINAINRESDGDNNLILKF; this comes from the coding sequence ATGAAATACATCCTTACGATATTCCTATGTTCTGGATTTATTGGAAATGCCCAGCAAAAAGCGGCCGAAAAGAATATTTATATTGCAATGGACAAAACGGCTTCGATTCTTTCAGAAAAATCAAAAGCCAACTCAATTTCTATAGGCGTTGTAAAAAATGGAAAAACATACACCAGACATTACGGAGAAATTGACAAAGGAAAAGACAATACAGCCACTAACAATACCGTTTTTGAAGTCGCTTCTATAACAAAATTGTTCACCGGACTGCTGGCATCTCAAGCTGTTTTAGAAGGAAAACTAAATCTGGACGACGATATAAGAAAACATATTACAGGTTCATATCCTAACTTAGAATACAATGGTACTCCTATTACAATAAAAGATTTAGTTTCTTTTAAAACCGGTTTTGATAAAGATCTGCCCGATACAGCCGAGTTAAGAAAAAACCGAAATGACAGCAGTTATCTGGCGTTTAAAAAGATAGACGAATCATACAATCGTAAGCAATTCTTTGAAGATCTTAAAACAATAAAATTAGATACCTTACCGGGAACTAAATTCAAATACAGCAACGGAAGCCTTAATCTGACAGCCCATATCTTAGAAAATGTATATCATAAAAGTTATGAAGAGCTTTTAAAAGAAAATATTCTTTCAAAACTTCAAATGAATTCAACCGGTATTAACTTAAATCCTTATATCGCTCTTGCAAATGGTTACAACCTGAAAGGAGTTCTAATGCCGAGTATCTCTGACAACCTTTGGGGAGCTGCCGGAAGATTAAAATCTACTTTAGGTGATTTAACCAAATTCATTAATTATGAACTTAATACAAAGAACAAAATTGTAAAAGAATCACAGCGAAATCTCCTGAATAGCCCAACAACCTGGAACGGGTATTTTTGGGATTATATTGAAGTAGATCAAAACGGTCAAAACTGCTGGAAGCACGGCGGTGCATTTGGAACTCAAAACATGTTGATTATTTATCCCGAACGCCAGCTGGGTATTTCAATTATTGTAAACATAAGCGATGAAAATACAGCCGAAGCTTTAGGAGAAGCTGTCATAAGGCTTTCAAATGATTTACTTGCCGAAAACAAAACGAAATCTGGCATTTACGGATATAAACTTACTGATGACAATGTTGTTTTCGTTTATGAACACGATAAAAATTTAGATCCTAATTTGATTAAAAGTGTATCTATTGCAGGATCATTTGATAAATGGAATCCTAATGACAAAGATTTTCAAATGATTCAGAAAAACAAAAATACTTTTGAATTAATTATTCCAAAATCGAGGTTTAAGAAAAACGAAACACATCTGTTTAAATTTGTAATCAATAAAAGCGGCTGGATACAAGCTCCAATAAATGCCATAAACAGAGAATCTGACGGTGATAATAATCTAATTCTCAAATTTTAA
- a CDS encoding EamA family transporter, whose translation MKNRELNLPPVPAVLLAIISVQCGAAIAKTLFPAIGAAGTASIRIGISAIILLLAYRPNLREISREQWKIVIPYGLCLGAMNLIFYLAIARIPVGLAVTLEFVGPLLLAIIGSKRLIDYFWVLLAAIGISLMAPWNNTRLDSMGMFFALLAGAFWAAYIVLGGKISRIMNDGSAVSVGMLFAAILVLPVGLFENGLTNLTPTFFGMGIALALLSSAIPFTLEMKALGKLPPRTFSILMSLEPAAASICAFIFLHENLSFYEILAVVCVVIASAGSTLTSKR comes from the coding sequence ATGAAAAACCGAGAATTAAACCTCCCTCCCGTTCCTGCAGTATTACTGGCAATTATAAGTGTACAATGCGGCGCTGCAATTGCAAAAACATTATTTCCTGCCATAGGAGCAGCAGGAACCGCTTCAATCCGAATTGGAATTTCTGCTATAATTTTATTACTGGCTTACAGACCAAACTTAAGAGAAATATCACGAGAGCAATGGAAAATTGTTATTCCGTACGGCTTATGTTTAGGCGCCATGAATTTAATTTTTTATCTGGCTATTGCGAGAATTCCGGTTGGTTTAGCCGTGACATTAGAATTTGTTGGTCCGTTATTACTGGCTATTATAGGTTCAAAACGTTTAATAGATTACTTCTGGGTTTTATTGGCGGCAATTGGAATTTCATTAATGGCTCCGTGGAATAATACCCGCTTAGATTCAATGGGTATGTTTTTTGCTCTTTTGGCTGGTGCTTTTTGGGCGGCATATATTGTTTTGGGCGGCAAAATTTCCCGAATTATGAATGATGGAAGCGCTGTTTCTGTCGGAATGCTGTTTGCTGCGATTTTAGTTTTACCTGTTGGGTTATTCGAAAACGGACTTACGAATCTTACTCCAACGTTTTTTGGAATGGGAATTGCCCTTGCGCTTTTATCCAGTGCCATTCCGTTTACTTTAGAAATGAAAGCTTTAGGAAAACTGCCACCGCGTACTTTTAGTATTTTAATGAGTCTGGAGCCTGCGGCTGCATCGATTTGTGCTTTTATATTTTTGCACGAAAATTTAAGTTTCTACGAAATTTTGGCTGTTGTTTGTGTCGTAATCGCATCTGCCGGAAGTACACTGACCAGTAAAAGATAA
- a CDS encoding SsrA-binding protein — MYKILAKLNKMLLPSFTKQGLDITKAKKWQMAIIGYRAYVTKRALDS, encoded by the coding sequence ATGTATAAAATTTTAGCCAAACTAAATAAAATGCTGCTTCCTAGTTTTACCAAACAAGGATTGGATATCACGAAAGCAAAAAAGTGGCAGATGGCTATAATTGGATATCGTGCCTATGTTACAAAACGTGCGTTAGACAGCTAA